From the genome of Adlercreutzia equolifaciens DSM 19450:
CGCATTCAGAAGGCCGGTGGTGGAGGCATTGGTGTACTCGATGGCCTTCTCGCCCGTGAGCAGGAAGTTCAAGTAGTCGGGAATCATGAGGAACGAGTCGGCCGCCTCAAGCTGCTCGGGATGCTCGCGCTGAAGCGCCAGCAGCTGGTAGATGGTGTTGAAGGGCTGGCGCTGCAGACCGCAGCGGCGGTACAGCTCCTCAGGAGCCATGATGGCATCGGCCACCTCGTACATGCCAGCCGTACGGGAGTCGCGGTAGGCCACGGCATCGCCCACCAGGTTGTCCTCGGCATCCAGCAGCACGAAATCGACGCCCCAGGTGTCGATGCCCACCGATTTCGGGGCAAAGCCCGCCTCCTTGCAGAGGGCAAGGCCCCGCACCAGCTCGCTTGAAAGCAGCTCCACATCCCAGCAGTCGTGGCCATTCCGGCGCACCTGGCGGTTGTCGAAGCGATGCACCTCTTCCAAACGAATGAGCCCGTCTTCCACGAAGCCCACCACCACGCGGCCCGACGAGGCCCCGATGTCCACGGCCGCGTAGCAGTCGCGCCGCAACCCCTGCGCACGATGCGCCATGTCGCCATTCCTATCTTCGCACGCCAGCAGGGGGCACCGCCGAGGGCGATCCCCGCTGACCATGAGCGTATTTCTCAACTTTTACCTGGGAAAACGCGCAAGCCATTAATGCGGCGCACAGTGTACCAGCAAAGGGGCCCTCTGCAAGGGCGCGCGCCCAAAGAGGTGGCGGCCTGTAACAAATCAACAACAATGACTTCATGGGTCGCCATTGAAAGGGGCCCGGACGAACCGGGCCCCTCAGAGAAGGATATTTGCTCAGACGCCCTCACCGCGCCGCCAATCGTGCAGCTTCGGGCGATCCGCCCCCTAACCTTCCGGCACGAAGGCTGTGAATGCGGCGGTATCGGGCTCCGGGCTCACCTCGCCGCGCTCGTTGACCGAGCGCACGAGCAGGCAATAGGTTCCCGGCACCTCGGGCGTGTACTCGAAGGTCCAGTGCACCCATCGATCGCCCGTGGAACCAGAGACGTCGTAGTCGGTCCAGTTCTCGCCGTCGTCCAACGAGAACTGGACCGTCACGATGGGCACGCCGTAGTCCTCGGCGTAGCCCTCAAAGCGCACCGGGCGCCCTACTTCCACCGCGAGCGGCGCAATCATCGCGATCCTACTCCTGCGCGCCCGCCAGCACACCGGCGTTCGGGCTGTTGGGATGCTCGTCGCCCTCGCCGGGCACCGCCGGCGCCTCGTCCTCGGCCGATACCACGATCTCCACCACATCGCGCACGAAGTAGTTCGCGGGCGTGCGGGTCATCCACAACTGGTTGCTCCCGCCCACCGAGGCGGTGAGCGCCTCCTCGTTGATCTCATAGCTGAGCACGCCGTGGCGCCCGATCACGTAGCCGAGCGGCAGCATGGTCTCGGTGCCATCGGCCGACACGAACGTCACCGCATTGGCCCCGGGCTGCACGCCAGCGCGCTCCAGGATGGACTCGATCGGAATGCCCTTCACGTTCGCCGTAACGATGGCGCGACCGCCCGCAGGGTTGCCGCCGCAGGTGCACGTCATCTTCTGCTGCACCGACTCGTCGCCGGCAAGATCGCCCACCGAGGCGGTGTAGGCGTCATTCACCGCGCCCGACACCGTCAGTTGCCAGTCGAGCGGGTTCTCCGAAGCAAGCGCGATACCGGCGCCGCACACCACGCGCACGGCCTTCTGGAACATCGTGCGGATGGTCTCGTTGGGTGTGACGGCCTCCTGGTCGTAGGAGAAGACGCCCTCGGCTCGGGCCACCTTCACCGCACCGGCCACGGCGGCGTTCTCGCCCACCTCCGCTTGCGGGTCGGCGGCAGCATTCCCGTCAGCGCCATCGCCCGGCGCCACCGCCAAGGCCGGCACTGCCGACATGGACGCGATCATCGTCAAACTCGCCAAGGCGCCAGCCGCGGCCCGGCCCTTCGATTTCAAATCTCTCATGGTCTCCCCCTACTCCACCGTGAACATGAACTGGGTATCATACTGGCTCACATGATCGGAGCCGTCCGGCGCGATGCTCGTCGTGCGGATGTCCATCAGGTACGTCCCGGCCTCAGGCGGCGTGAAGTCCATGCGCCAGTAGGTCCAGTACTTGGAATCGTTGTTCGGCGTGTCCAGCGTTGTCCAGGTCGCGCCGTGGTCGAAGGAGAACTCGAGCTTCTTGATAGGCTCGTTCCACGCATCGGCGAAGCCCTCCAGATGCACCGGCTTGGCCTCGTCGCCCGTGAGCACCACATTGGTGGGGTAGTTCAGCACGCCGCTGTTGGGCTTGGAGTACACCTCGCCCGTGCAGTCATCGGCAAACTCGCCCAGGTACACCTGGTTCATGGCGGCGTCTTCGGGCTGGGTCATGAACGTGAGGTTGCTGATGCGCTTCACGAAATTGCCGCCGGAGGTGTTGTACACCCACACCATGCAGGGGTAGCCCTGGGTGTTCGGCAGCACTTCGCCGTCCATCTTCGTGACGAGGATGGCATTGTTGTCCACCACCCAATCGATGGGCATCTGGGCGTAGTCGTAGCCATCCGAGCCGATGGGGCTCACGATGTTCGCACTGGCCTTGGGCTTCGCAAACTCAATAACCTTCGACAGCGGAATGCCCTCCACCTCGCTTTGCATGATGGTGGCCTGGCCAACGCCGTTGATGGTGCAGTCCATCTTCATGACCTGCTTCACGGTGCCGAACTGCTCTTCCATCTCGGGAAGGGTCATGGTCACCGGATTGCCGCAGTCGCCGTCGATGGAGACGGTCCAGTTCTCATAGATGGACGGATCCACCTGCGTGTCGTCCACGAGCCACTCGGACGGCTCGTCCTTCACCGTCTTGAAGAAGCGGTTCTCGGCCGGAGTGATCGTGGTCTGGTCGTAGCTCGTCGTCACCTGGACCTCTTCGGCGGCCACGTCGGTGATGCCGTGGTAGAGGTTGTACTTGTAGTCGTCCCAACGACCGAGGGTCTGCGTCTCCACGTCGTTGTAGTGGCACGAGAAGCAGGTGCCACCCTGGCTCGTGAACATCGCGTTCGTCATATGGGTGTTGTGGATGGCCTCGCCCAGGTAGTTCGTTCCCTGGTAGGTCTTGGAATGGCACGCGATGCAGTTCGCGAAGGTCTGCTCGGTGGGATAGCCGAAGAAGATCAGGCGATGGTAGGTGGGCAGACTCATGATGGCGCTCTCAAGCGTGTGGCACGAGGTGCAGCCGCGGTTCTCGGCGTTCAGGTATGTGATGTTGAACGCGCGATCGTCGGAAGGCACCGGCTGCACGGTGAACCCATTGCGGTCGGTGTAGCGAAGCGGCTCGTTGGCCTCGGCGTTGGCGGCGTTCTTCTCGCTGTTCTGATAGAAGCCGGGCAGGGCGGTCACGCCGTCCACGAAGCGACCCTCCGTGGGGAACCCGCTGATGCTGGCCAGCTGATCGCTGTAGCCGTCACTTGTCGCGGCAGCCGGCTCGGTTGTTGTCGTGGAATCGGCCGCCTTGTCGGCCCCATCGCTCGGCGCGGCAGCCGGAGTGCAGCCCCAGGCCAAACATCCCGCTCCCAAAACGCACGCGAGCACCGCCGCGCACGCAATCCCCTTGCGCGAGCGCCGCTCCGTTCTCGTTGCTTGCTCTCTCATATCTCCTCCTTAGGTTTTGGAAAATAAGCTCCCCTGACGCTTCGCGCCTCCTTTCCGGGCTTTCGAAACTTGATGGAATTGGAATGGGCGCTGCGCCGGCACCTGTGTGCGGCCGCAGCGCTTAATCCCGGGTTGGACTTCGCCGTATCAGGCCGTCGCTGTCGGCGATAGAGGCGCGTCGGAAGTCGTAGTGCTCGGTGTACATTTTGTCCAGCAGCGCCTTCTCGTAGAAACCGATGTCGCGGTTGTACAGCGCGGACGCCTCGTCGGTAGCGCGAAATTCCGGACGCAGCCGCCCCTCATCGTCGTAGTAATGCAGATAGGCTTCGGCGCAATGCTCGCGCAAATAGGCCCGGCACCGCTCGTGCAAGTCGTCGTTGGCGAAGAAGAAGTGCCGCACGCCGTCGTCGCTCTGCTGGAGAAAGCCCAGATCCATCAGGCGCCCGAAATCGCTGCGGGCGCTCGGATAGGAGATGGCGTAGCGCTTCATGTGAATGTCGTAGGTGAACTCCGCGTTACTGTGCAGCACCGCCTCGAGCAGCACTTCCTTCTGGCGGGCGTTCATCGAGCCGTCGGCGTCGATGATGGCGCGCAGTCGATCGCGCCGGCGGCTCATGCCCTCGAGCTTGGTCATCACCCAGCGCTGCTCTTCCAAAATAAGCTCGACGGCGCGCTCGAACACGAGCGTCCAATCGTAGGTGCCGTCGTATTCCACGGCCAGATCTCCCGGCTCGAACGGCAGCGCCGGCGCGTCCGCCTCGGCGGCGTAGCGCCCGCGCTCTTGGGCGCACAGGGCGCTGCCGGTACCGTAGAGCAGGCGCATAACGGGAACGTGGGCCGAGAAATGATAGCCCGAACGATGAAGGAGCAGCAGGTAGAGCAGATAAGCGAACGGCGCATTGCCCACGGGGAACACCCCCGATGCGCTCACGAAGAACAGCGCCGTCAGCGCCACAATAAGGCGATGGTCGCCGCACTGGCCCTTGAGGGGGCCGGTGCCCCCATCGATGAACGAGCAGAGCAGCTCGAGCCCCTCGACCCGGGCCGAAGTATCCTCGGGAACCGCCTCGATGCCGGCCACCAGCCTGGCGTAGAGCATCTCAATGAAAGCAGGGGTGACTGCTTCGTCGCGGTACTCCTCTATTGACAGCAGCACCTTGCCGGCATTGGCCGCCAGAAGCTCGATGCCGCATTCCGGCTCGCAGGCATGCACGCACACTCGCCGCAGCCGCGCGACATCGATGTCGGGGTGTTCGAGGCCGATGGCGTACACCACCTCGTTGGCCGCCATGTTCAGTTCCAGATGGCCGCCTTCCGGATCGTAAAAGATGCGCCCGTAATGGGATGCAAGCCCCTCGTTGATCTGGAATTTTTCAAGAAGAGCCTCCAGATGCCAGGTGGGGTCGTACCAGCAGCGAGCCGAAGCCGAAAGCGGGGGCAGATCATGCCCGAGGCCGCGGCGCAAGCTGTTGATGGAGAACCAATACAGCGCCGCATCTTCGGGAGTGACACCGAGCGATTCCGCCAAACTGTCGTAGGTTTGCGCCCGCTGGGAGGCGATACGCAGGGCCCGATCGAGCAGCGGCGCCGAGCGAAATGCCGGCTTGGATTCCACGATTCTCCCCTCCCCTTTGCTCTCCCATTCTTCCTCCGAACGAAACTAGAAACTATGTTCTCAGAAAGACGCGCCCGACTTCAAGAGGTTGGGCGCGCGCTAGAAAGTTTTTTCCACCCTTTACCCCTCGCCATCCCGCTACCGCAAGAGCGGTTCTATGCAAGAAAAAGTGCGATTGAGCGAGCTTTTTCATCCCGAAATGGCAGCACATGCAGAAAAAAGTGCGATTGAGCGAGTCCGAAACTCGCTCAATCGCACTTTTCTGCGCACGACCGTTGTATTTCTTTGCAAGCGAGCCGGATCTCGCACAATTCCACGAACAGAGACACGAAAAAGCCCGCTGCGGACAGCGGGCTTTCGATTGCAGCATGCGCGGCACCGACAAACGATGCGCGACTCCGAAGCCTAGCGCTTGGAGAACTGCGGGCGCTTGCGGGCCTTCTTCAGACCGTACTTCTTGCGCTCCACCATACGGGCGTCGCGCGTGAGGTAGCCAGCCTTCTTCAGCTCGGCGCGGTAGTCGCCGGCCTCCAGCAGAGCGCGGGAGATGCCGTGACGCAGGGCGCCGGCCTGACCGGACACGCCGCCGCCGTCGATGCGAGCCTTCACGTCGAAGTGGCCGGTGGTGTCGGTCACCTTGAAGGGGGTCATCGCGTAGTTGAACAGCGCCTCGCGGCCGAAGTACTCCTGGCCGTCGCGACCGTTGATGGTCACCTTGCCAGTGCCGGGAACGAGACGGACGCGCGCCACCGCGTTCTTGCGGCGGCCGGTGCCGTAGTACAAAGCCTCATCTGCCATGATTAACCCTCCAGATCGATCTTGCGGGGCTGCTGAGCGGCATGGGGATGCTCAG
Proteins encoded in this window:
- a CDS encoding oxidoreductase, coding for MIAPLAVEVGRPVRFEGYAEDYGVPIVTVQFSLDDGENWTDYDVSGSTGDRWVHWTFEYTPEVPGTYCLLVRSVNERGEVSPEPDTAAFTAFVPEG
- a CDS encoding molybdopterin-dependent oxidoreductase, producing MRDLKSKGRAAAGALASLTMIASMSAVPALAVAPGDGADGNAAADPQAEVGENAAVAGAVKVARAEGVFSYDQEAVTPNETIRTMFQKAVRVVCGAGIALASENPLDWQLTVSGAVNDAYTASVGDLAGDESVQQKMTCTCGGNPAGGRAIVTANVKGIPIESILERAGVQPGANAVTFVSADGTETMLPLGYVIGRHGVLSYEINEEALTASVGGSNQLWMTRTPANYFVRDVVEIVVSAEDEAPAVPGEGDEHPNSPNAGVLAGAQE
- a CDS encoding molybdopterin-dependent oxidoreductase, translated to MREQATRTERRSRKGIACAAVLACVLGAGCLAWGCTPAAAPSDGADKAADSTTTTEPAAATSDGYSDQLASISGFPTEGRFVDGVTALPGFYQNSEKNAANAEANEPLRYTDRNGFTVQPVPSDDRAFNITYLNAENRGCTSCHTLESAIMSLPTYHRLIFFGYPTEQTFANCIACHSKTYQGTNYLGEAIHNTHMTNAMFTSQGGTCFSCHYNDVETQTLGRWDDYKYNLYHGITDVAAEEVQVTTSYDQTTITPAENRFFKTVKDEPSEWLVDDTQVDPSIYENWTVSIDGDCGNPVTMTLPEMEEQFGTVKQVMKMDCTINGVGQATIMQSEVEGIPLSKVIEFAKPKASANIVSPIGSDGYDYAQMPIDWVVDNNAILVTKMDGEVLPNTQGYPCMVWVYNTSGGNFVKRISNLTFMTQPEDAAMNQVYLGEFADDCTGEVYSKPNSGVLNYPTNVVLTGDEAKPVHLEGFADAWNEPIKKLEFSFDHGATWTTLDTPNNDSKYWTYWRMDFTPPEAGTYLMDIRTTSIAPDGSDHVSQYDTQFMFTVE
- the rpsI gene encoding 30S ribosomal protein S9, with translation MADEALYYGTGRRKNAVARVRLVPGTGKVTINGRDGQEYFGREALFNYAMTPFKVTDTTGHFDVKARIDGGGVSGQAGALRHGISRALLEAGDYRAELKKAGYLTRDARMVERKKYGLKKARKRPQFSKR